The proteins below come from a single Zea mays cultivar B73 chromosome 8, Zm-B73-REFERENCE-NAM-5.0, whole genome shotgun sequence genomic window:
- the LOC103636523 gene encoding histone H4, which yields MSGRGKGGKGLGKGGAKRHRKVLRDNIQGITKPAIRRLARRGGVKRISGLIYEETRGVLKIFLENVIRDAVTYTEHARRKTVTAMDVVYALKRQGRTLYGFGG from the coding sequence ATGTCGGGGCGTGGCAAGGGCGGGAAGGGTCTGGGCAAAGGCGGCGCCAAGCGTCACCGCAAGGTTCTCCGCGACAACATCCAGGGCATCACGAAGCCGGCGATCCGGAGGCTGGCGAGGAGGGGCGGCGTGAAGCGCATCTCGGGGCTCATCTACGAGGAGACCCGCGGCGTGCTCAAGATCTTCCTCGAGAACGTCATCCGCGACGCCGTAACCTACACGGAGCACGCCCGCCGCAAGACCGTCACCGCCATGGACGTCGTCTACGCCCTCAAGCGCCAGGGTCGCACCCTCTACGGATTCGGCGGCTGA